From Caldicellulosiruptor hydrothermalis 108, a single genomic window includes:
- a CDS encoding alpha/beta hydrolase: MIPLWENQNDIPLFDPANPFVPHLVPYILESSKQLPCIIVFPGGGYTHRAQHESEPVCLWLNSIGISAFVLNYRVQPYKHPAPLLDAKRAIRLIRYFSKKWNIDPNRIGVLGFSAGGHLASLVGTHFDSGDKKNNDPVERVSCRPDCMVLCYPVISLAEYAHEGSKKALLGENPDPVLVWTLSSHNMVSSKTPPTFLWHTSDDSSVLVENSLLFAMALKKHGVPFELHIFPHGRHGLGLASDTLYVKEWTKLCEKWFESIGFIGYNV; the protein is encoded by the coding sequence GTGATACCACTTTGGGAAAATCAAAATGATATTCCTCTTTTTGACCCTGCAAACCCTTTTGTACCCCATCTTGTGCCTTACATACTTGAAAGTAGCAAGCAGCTACCTTGCATAATTGTATTTCCTGGCGGTGGGTACACACACAGAGCACAGCATGAATCAGAACCCGTTTGCCTGTGGTTAAACTCTATTGGAATTTCAGCATTTGTACTAAACTACAGAGTACAGCCTTACAAACACCCTGCTCCTCTTTTGGATGCCAAAAGAGCTATTCGACTTATAAGATACTTTTCTAAAAAATGGAATATTGACCCAAACAGAATTGGTGTTTTGGGCTTTTCTGCAGGCGGGCACTTGGCATCCTTGGTTGGTACACATTTTGACAGCGGTGACAAGAAAAACAATGACCCTGTTGAAAGAGTTTCCTGCAGACCCGACTGTATGGTCCTGTGCTACCCTGTGATAAGCCTTGCTGAGTATGCCCATGAAGGCAGCAAAAAAGCTCTGCTTGGTGAAAACCCCGACCCAGTTTTGGTGTGGACACTTTCATCACACAACATGGTTTCAAGCAAAACACCACCAACATTCTTGTGGCATACAAGCGATGATAGTAGCGTCCTTGTCGAAAACTCTCTCTTGTTTGCAATGGCTCTAAAAAAACATGGGGTACCGTTTGAGCTTCACATCTTCCCTCACGGAAGACATGGACTTGGTCTTGCCAGCGACACTTTATATGTTAAAGAGTGGACAAAGCTCTGCGAAAAATGGTTTGAAAGCATAGGGTTTATAGGATATAATGTTTGA
- a CDS encoding sulfite exporter TauE/SafE family protein: MIAEVFVVSIIAGFIGSLLGIGGGLIVIPFLSIVFKFNMHQAAAAGLVSVIATSSGAASAYVKDRLTHLRIGMFLQLATVIGGVLGAILSGFLPAKVLSLIFGILLLYNSFLMIKNRKSDEKPQPSSLQISKWAKKLKLYGSYFDKIQNREIEYSAQNITGGFLMMTLAGILSGLLGIGSGIFKVLALDTIMKLPFKVSTATSNFMMGVTALASISIYLARGDIVYDACGAVAVGVLVGSAIGARLMPYIKSKYLRVAFALILIYTSIEMIRKGLF, translated from the coding sequence ATGATTGCAGAAGTATTTGTTGTGTCAATTATTGCAGGATTTATTGGCTCTCTTCTAGGAATTGGTGGTGGGCTTATTGTTATCCCATTTTTGTCAATTGTATTCAAGTTCAACATGCACCAAGCTGCTGCAGCCGGGCTTGTGTCAGTCATCGCAACATCGTCTGGTGCTGCGTCTGCCTATGTCAAAGATAGGCTTACTCATCTTAGAATAGGAATGTTCTTGCAGCTTGCAACAGTTATTGGTGGTGTACTTGGAGCAATTCTGAGTGGTTTTTTGCCTGCAAAAGTGTTGTCACTCATATTTGGAATTCTGCTTTTATACAATTCGTTTTTGATGATAAAAAATAGAAAGTCTGATGAAAAGCCACAACCATCAAGCCTTCAAATATCCAAATGGGCAAAGAAGTTAAAACTTTATGGAAGCTATTTTGACAAGATTCAAAACAGAGAAATAGAATACAGTGCACAAAACATTACAGGTGGCTTTCTGATGATGACACTTGCAGGAATACTTTCAGGGCTTTTGGGCATTGGCAGTGGAATCTTTAAAGTTTTAGCACTTGACACCATAATGAAACTGCCTTTCAAGGTTTCAACTGCAACAAGCAATTTCATGATGGGTGTGACTGCTTTGGCCAGTATTAGCATATATCTTGCAAGAGGTGATATTGTGTACGATGCATGTGGGGCTGTTGCAGTTGGCGTGCTTGTAGGTTCTGCAATAGGTGCGCGACTTATGCCTTACATAAAATCAAAGTACCTTCGCGTAGCATTTGCCCTGATTTTAATTTATACCTCAATTGAAATGATTAGAAAGGGGCTGTTTTAG
- a CDS encoding 4Fe-4S binding protein — MTKKVMPTQILRFFIQLISFIFFPLSFAMLLSQIKSLYLAFLGKENFQFNQNFIMLIVTLIITIFLGRFFCGWVCAFGSILEWIHFLGKKIFKKTFEMPKKLDSFLKMIKYLVLVYLIVIVWTFGKTFYADPWDAFDNLLSLNFDIKTYLPSFVFFVFVLILSLFVNRAHCRYFCPLGAIFNIISRAKLLFVKKVDKNCGKCRICTSACPMGIDMNNVENYKGECIACVKCVESCPRLNIELNIAKTKIDPRYTSAAAIAGVFSVASFFATSSIEPLNQKFTSSKPSTTFSQSIQSENNSGLQENQTESENTGLATQNSQETTTQNSASKIYKDGTYTGEGFGYRPGLVVQVTIKNDKITDIQIISHHETPSFAQLPFEIIPKEIIESQSTNVDIISGATRTSYGIIMAVEDALSKAKIENDESAQN, encoded by the coding sequence GTGACAAAGAAAGTAATGCCAACACAAATACTAAGGTTTTTCATCCAGCTTATTTCATTTATTTTCTTTCCTCTTTCTTTTGCAATGCTTCTATCTCAAATAAAAAGTCTGTATTTAGCCTTTTTGGGCAAGGAAAACTTTCAATTTAATCAGAACTTTATAATGCTTATTGTAACCCTGATTATCACAATCTTTTTGGGAAGGTTTTTTTGCGGCTGGGTATGTGCGTTCGGAAGCATTTTAGAATGGATACATTTTTTGGGCAAGAAAATCTTTAAAAAGACATTTGAAATGCCTAAAAAATTAGATAGCTTTCTTAAAATGATAAAATACCTTGTGCTTGTGTACCTCATTGTGATTGTGTGGACGTTTGGAAAAACTTTTTATGCTGACCCCTGGGATGCCTTTGACAACCTGCTTTCTTTGAATTTTGATATAAAGACATACTTGCCAAGCTTTGTATTTTTTGTGTTTGTATTAATCTTGAGCCTTTTTGTAAACAGAGCCCATTGCAGATACTTCTGCCCACTTGGTGCAATCTTCAATATAATCTCCAGAGCAAAACTTTTATTTGTCAAAAAGGTAGACAAAAACTGTGGAAAGTGCAGAATATGCACTAGTGCTTGCCCAATGGGAATAGATATGAACAATGTCGAAAATTACAAAGGTGAGTGCATAGCGTGTGTAAAATGCGTTGAAAGCTGTCCAAGGTTAAATATTGAGCTGAACATCGCAAAGACCAAAATAGACCCACGGTATACCTCTGCCGCAGCCATTGCAGGCGTGTTTTCAGTTGCAAGCTTTTTTGCTACTTCTTCTATTGAACCATTGAATCAAAAATTTACATCTTCAAAACCTTCAACAACTTTTTCACAAAGTATTCAATCTGAAAATAACTCGGGCTTGCAAGAAAATCAAACTGAATCAGAAAATACAGGCCTTGCTACACAAAATTCTCAGGAAACTACCACACAAAATTCTGCCTCTAAAATTTACAAAGATGGAACATATACAGGCGAAGGTTTTGGATACAGACCAGGGCTTGTTGTTCAGGTTACAATCAAAAACGATAAAATTACAGATATCCAGATAATCTCTCATCACGAAACACCAAGCTTTGCACAGCTGCCATTTGAGATCATTCCAAAAGAGATAATAGAGTCTCAGTCAACAAATGTTGATATTATCTCTGGTGCGACAAGAACATCATATGGTATTATCATGGCAGTTGAAGATGCACTCAGTAAGGCAAAAATTGAAAATGATGAGTCGGCACAAAATTAA
- a CDS encoding aminotransferase class IV — protein MEESFQSYGFGLFPFETIYFDREGAHFLEDHYLRFKRTFWILGVKFHLDFEKFKESIEKYILSTERDYGGVRVAYVHDRLVIELKEIRYNKVLFQKGFELAIARTKKDSKNILNYIKTSNIGINLIEEKRANKKGFDSCLFLNQDGFICEAAFANIFFRKDKVIYTPHILCGLLPGIVRKHVIRVSEKLGYMVKKAYLEIGDIKDMDECFITSSIAGIFPVLRIENIEFKQRGFAEYLLSMEKFDRPWVC, from the coding sequence TTGGAAGAATCTTTCCAGTCATATGGCTTTGGTTTGTTTCCTTTTGAAACAATTTATTTTGACAGGGAAGGTGCGCATTTTCTGGAGGACCACTATCTAAGATTCAAAAGAACTTTTTGGATACTTGGAGTTAAGTTTCACTTAGACTTTGAAAAGTTTAAAGAGTCAATAGAAAAGTATATACTTTCTACTGAAAGAGATTATGGTGGGGTGAGAGTTGCATATGTTCATGACAGGTTAGTGATAGAACTAAAAGAAATACGATATAATAAAGTTTTGTTCCAAAAAGGTTTTGAGCTTGCGATTGCACGAACGAAAAAGGATTCAAAAAACATTTTAAATTATATAAAAACTTCTAATATAGGTATTAATTTGATAGAAGAAAAAAGAGCTAATAAGAAAGGATTTGACAGCTGTCTTTTTCTCAATCAAGATGGTTTTATATGCGAGGCGGCGTTTGCCAACATCTTTTTTAGAAAAGATAAGGTTATTTACACACCTCACATTTTGTGCGGACTGCTTCCTGGCATTGTAAGAAAACATGTGATAAGGGTATCAGAGAAGTTAGGATATATGGTAAAAAAGGCTTATTTGGAAATAGGTGATATTAAAGATATGGATGAGTGCTTTATTACAAGCAGCATAGCAGGTATTTTCCCTGTTTTGCGGATTGAAAATATAGAGTTTAAACAGCGAGGTTTTGCAGAGTATTTACTGAGCATGGAAAAATTTGATCGTCCATGGGTGTGCTAA
- a CDS encoding FAD:protein FMN transferase, which yields MDTALISNETKIIKSIFALGTDIHFIFYQPNFESAFDRAHSLILDMENKLSVFKPKSLVAKLNRYGNYIPIKVCPEVYELIKKSVEYSLFSEGYFDITVKRLIDVWKEAKQKNQMPAKEEVELAFLYTGSENIQLLSNYRVKLKNKVKLDFGAIAKGFLADKIREIFEQEGINSAIVDLGGHILTVGKKHDESLWKVGIRHPFKTREDVLGFLELGSTSVVTSASYERYFTIDNKKLSHIINPKTGFPVKDDIASITVVDTNSTFADAMSTALFAMGFKKAINFIQDSKTIEAVVATSFREIYITPGLAQRFTLCDSSFRVIKTNEVIVL from the coding sequence ATGGACACAGCCTTGATTTCAAATGAGACAAAGATTATAAAATCAATATTTGCACTTGGCACAGACATTCATTTTATTTTTTATCAGCCAAACTTTGAAAGTGCATTTGACAGGGCCCACAGTCTCATTTTAGATATGGAAAATAAATTGTCGGTTTTCAAGCCAAAAAGTTTGGTAGCAAAATTGAATAGATACGGAAATTACATCCCCATAAAGGTTTGCCCGGAGGTTTATGAGCTTATAAAAAAGTCGGTTGAGTACAGCCTATTTTCAGAAGGCTATTTTGATATAACGGTAAAAAGACTTATAGATGTGTGGAAAGAAGCAAAACAAAAAAATCAGATGCCAGCAAAAGAAGAAGTAGAACTTGCTTTTCTTTATACAGGCTCAGAAAACATACAGCTTTTATCAAACTATAGAGTAAAGCTCAAAAACAAAGTCAAACTTGACTTTGGAGCTATTGCCAAAGGCTTTCTTGCAGACAAAATACGTGAGATTTTTGAACAGGAAGGTATAAATTCAGCAATTGTCGACCTTGGCGGGCACATACTGACAGTTGGGAAAAAACATGATGAGAGCCTTTGGAAGGTGGGGATTCGGCATCCTTTTAAAACAAGAGAAGATGTGCTGGGTTTTTTAGAGCTTGGTAGTACTTCAGTTGTAACATCCGCAAGTTATGAAAGGTATTTTACAATTGATAACAAAAAACTTTCACACATAATCAATCCAAAAACAGGATTTCCTGTAAAAGATGACATTGCAAGTATAACCGTTGTTGACACAAACTCAACATTTGCAGATGCGATGTCAACTGCTCTTTTTGCAATGGGATTTAAAAAGGCCATAAACTTCATACAGGACAGCAAGACCATTGAAGCAGTGGTTGCTACTTCTTTTCGAGAAATATATATAACACCAGGGCTTGCACAAAGGTTTACCCTGTGCGATAGCTCCTTCAGAGTTATCAAGACAAATGAGGTGATTGTTCTGTGA
- a CDS encoding DUF1634 domain-containing protein, with product MENRKTATMEDIISIVLRAGVLLSIIVICAGLFLHIVLKLAVGSLIIKIGLYILFLTPFARLVVSLFMFLIEKDLIYFAITLAIIVIIVVSNLLVSAKI from the coding sequence ATGGAAAATAGAAAAACAGCAACAATGGAAGATATAATAAGTATTGTTTTGAGAGCTGGAGTGCTGCTGAGTATAATTGTTATCTGTGCAGGACTTTTTTTGCACATTGTGCTAAAGCTTGCTGTTGGGAGTCTGATTATAAAAATAGGGCTTTATATTCTTTTTCTTACTCCTTTTGCAAGGCTTGTTGTCTCCCTTTTTATGTTCCTTATAGAAAAAGATTTGATATACTTTGCTATAACGTTGGCTATAATTGTGATTATAGTGGTAAGCAATCTGCTTGTATCAGCTAAAATTTAA
- a CDS encoding formate--tetrahydrofolate ligase, with the protein MKSISKVQETTLEPISKIAEKIGLDEDEIELYGKYKAKISLDVLKKKAEVEDGKVILVTSINPTPFGEGKTTTAIGLSMAINRMGFKSIVTLREPSLGPFLGLKGGATGGGACQILPSIDINLHFTGDIHAVTSANNLLCAAIDNHIYHGNSLGINPKSITIKRAMDMNDRSLRHIIVGFSNDQKGAIREDGFVISVASEVMAVLCLSMSYDELKEKLGNILIGFTYDKKPLYAKDLNVHGSMALLLKDALKPNLVQTSENTAAIVHGGPFANIAHGTNSIVATKIAQKLADYVVVEAGFGSDLGAEKFINIVARKSGIYPHAAVLVVTTKALKHHARIEENGGLQSDVNSIQRGLENLEKHIENLKIMGLETVVALNKFPDDTEEEIELIRSFCEQKGVEFSVSNAYAHGSEGVLDLAEKVIEMSNKRKKINFVYEDSDPVEEKIKKVATIIYDAKDVKFSKAAVSKLELIKNLKIEHFPICMSKTQYSLSDDPKLLGRPKDFVLNVTDIEIKNGAGFVVVMCGDIIAMPGLGKDFAALHLDIDSSGNPIFK; encoded by the coding sequence ATGAAAAGCATATCAAAAGTGCAGGAGACCACCCTTGAGCCTATATCCAAGATTGCAGAGAAAATAGGGCTTGATGAGGATGAAATTGAGCTTTATGGAAAGTACAAGGCAAAAATAAGTTTGGATGTCCTCAAGAAAAAAGCAGAAGTAGAAGACGGTAAGGTTATTTTAGTGACATCTATTAATCCAACACCTTTTGGAGAGGGAAAAACAACAACTGCAATTGGCCTTTCGATGGCAATAAACAGGATGGGATTTAAATCTATTGTTACTTTGAGAGAACCTTCCTTAGGACCGTTTTTAGGTTTGAAAGGTGGGGCAACAGGTGGCGGTGCGTGTCAGATTTTGCCCTCAATTGATATAAACCTTCACTTTACAGGAGATATTCATGCTGTGACCTCTGCAAACAATCTTCTTTGTGCTGCCATTGATAATCATATTTATCATGGGAATAGCCTTGGAATAAATCCAAAGTCTATAACCATAAAAAGAGCAATGGATATGAATGATAGAAGCCTTCGGCATATCATAGTTGGGTTTTCAAATGACCAAAAAGGTGCTATAAGAGAAGATGGTTTTGTTATCTCTGTTGCTTCTGAAGTTATGGCAGTTTTGTGCCTTTCGATGAGCTATGATGAGCTCAAAGAAAAACTCGGGAATATCTTGATAGGCTTTACTTATGACAAAAAACCTCTGTATGCCAAGGATTTGAACGTCCATGGGAGCATGGCTCTTTTGTTAAAAGATGCGCTAAAACCAAACCTTGTTCAGACCTCTGAAAATACCGCAGCAATTGTCCATGGTGGACCGTTTGCAAACATTGCGCACGGTACAAACAGCATTGTTGCCACAAAGATTGCTCAAAAACTTGCTGATTATGTTGTTGTTGAAGCAGGTTTTGGGTCGGATTTAGGAGCAGAGAAGTTTATAAATATTGTTGCAAGAAAATCTGGAATATATCCACACGCTGCTGTTCTGGTTGTGACAACAAAGGCTTTAAAACATCATGCGAGAATTGAAGAAAATGGTGGGCTACAGAGTGATGTAAATTCTATTCAACGAGGGCTTGAGAATTTAGAAAAGCACATTGAAAATCTTAAAATTATGGGACTTGAGACAGTGGTGGCTTTAAATAAGTTTCCGGATGATACAGAGGAAGAGATTGAACTTATCAGGTCTTTTTGCGAGCAAAAGGGTGTGGAATTTTCAGTATCAAATGCATATGCTCACGGGTCAGAAGGTGTGCTTGATCTTGCTGAAAAGGTTATAGAGATGAGCAATAAAAGAAAGAAAATAAACTTTGTTTATGAGGACAGTGATCCTGTTGAAGAGAAAATCAAAAAGGTTGCAACCATCATCTATGATGCAAAAGATGTAAAGTTTTCTAAGGCGGCGGTGTCAAAACTTGAGCTTATAAAAAATCTCAAGATTGAACATTTTCCAATTTGTATGTCAAAAACTCAGTATTCGCTTTCTGATGACCCAAAATTACTTGGAAGGCCAAAAGATTTTGTCTTAAATGTCACAGATATAGAAATAAAAAATGGAGCTGGGTTTGTAGTTGTCATGTGCGGTGATATAATTGCAATGCCGGGGCTTGGAAAAGACTTTGCAGCTCTTCATCTTGACATAGACAGTAGTGGAAATCCAATTTTTAAATAA
- a CDS encoding TetR/AcrR family transcriptional regulator, with product MLLRKEGRKREQKKIIKENRLLDAAYSLFIEKGITATAIDEIVKKAGVAKGTFYLYFKDKEDILEKLILKKSSEIVKKALQEVSIREFTSPVDKFLYFLEYIIDYLSKNRVLFKFLKKDFSWVFYKKITDNEQFAELKRAKEMFLKNFNTNYTQEELEIVVFMILELVSSLTYSSIVNNEPAPIEKVKPLLLSTIRKILEN from the coding sequence ATGCTTCTTAGAAAAGAAGGAAGAAAAAGAGAACAGAAAAAGATAATAAAAGAAAACAGGCTTTTAGATGCTGCATACAGCCTTTTTATTGAAAAGGGAATAACAGCCACTGCAATAGATGAAATAGTAAAGAAAGCTGGCGTTGCAAAGGGAACTTTTTATCTTTATTTCAAGGACAAAGAGGATATCCTTGAAAAGTTAATTCTCAAAAAAAGCAGTGAGATTGTCAAAAAAGCTTTGCAAGAGGTATCTATAAGAGAATTTACATCACCTGTTGACAAATTTCTTTATTTTCTTGAGTATATTATAGACTATTTGAGTAAAAACAGAGTCCTTTTTAAATTCTTAAAAAAGGATTTCTCATGGGTATTTTACAAAAAAATTACAGACAATGAACAGTTTGCAGAATTGAAAAGAGCAAAAGAAATGTTTCTAAAAAATTTTAATACAAACTATACGCAAGAAGAACTTGAGATTGTTGTGTTTATGATACTCGAACTTGTAAGCTCGCTCACCTATTCAAGCATTGTAAACAATGAACCTGCTCCAATCGAAAAGGTAAAACCTCTTCTTTTGTCCACAATTCGAAAAATTCTTGAAAATTGA
- a CDS encoding TDT family transporter, protein MKNIIRNFYPSWFVVCMGTGIIANLFKAIGQDYLSYTFTLINIIFFAIIFLIWFLRWFVGFENVKKDVENPLLSNYFATMPISLMIIGLNILVNKLYFGSDFSVAFAKFSFYTGSFLMVVFSIITFVVHLSHKEIPSSILNFAYFMPPVGNIIAPILGNEIINRATLDSQEKSAVLFINLAMFGIGFMLFLTYLPIIKGRFLLQEPIEKGHFPTMFILLAPVGASIVAIKGFAQSFKVAGLVNDTFLPTLFNILATMLWGFGLWIFIALIVLWIRSLKTKIPFSLAYWAYIFPVGIFALASFKVNSSFNFSTINWFSKAIVWILLIVWIYNILMTLKNVFNKKLLTR, encoded by the coding sequence ATGAAAAACATTATCAGAAACTTTTATCCCTCATGGTTTGTTGTTTGCATGGGTACAGGCATTATAGCAAATCTTTTTAAGGCTATTGGCCAGGATTACTTATCTTATACATTCACCTTGATTAACATTATATTTTTTGCGATAATCTTTTTAATTTGGTTTTTGAGATGGTTTGTGGGATTTGAAAATGTAAAGAAAGACGTTGAAAATCCACTTTTATCAAACTACTTTGCCACAATGCCAATTTCTCTTATGATTATAGGATTGAACATTTTAGTCAATAAACTATACTTTGGCAGTGACTTTTCAGTTGCTTTTGCAAAGTTTTCATTCTATACAGGAAGTTTTCTTATGGTAGTATTTTCAATAATCACATTCGTGGTTCATCTTTCTCACAAGGAGATACCAAGTTCGATTTTGAACTTTGCCTATTTTATGCCACCTGTTGGAAATATAATAGCGCCAATACTTGGAAATGAAATTATAAACAGAGCTACGCTTGACAGCCAGGAAAAAAGCGCAGTTCTTTTTATAAATTTAGCTATGTTTGGAATAGGATTTATGCTATTTTTGACCTATTTGCCTATAATCAAAGGAAGATTTCTTTTGCAGGAACCCATTGAAAAAGGGCATTTTCCAACAATGTTTATTCTCCTTGCACCTGTTGGTGCATCAATTGTTGCTATAAAAGGTTTTGCCCAGAGCTTCAAGGTAGCAGGGCTTGTAAATGACACATTTTTGCCCACCCTGTTTAACATACTGGCAACAATGCTTTGGGGATTTGGACTTTGGATCTTTATAGCACTGATTGTACTGTGGATAAGAAGTCTTAAAACAAAAATTCCCTTTAGCCTTGCATACTGGGCATATATATTCCCAGTTGGCATATTTGCGCTTGCAAGTTTTAAGGTAAACTCAAGTTTCAATTTTTCAACAATAAATTGGTTTTCAAAGGCTATTGTTTGGATTTTGTTGATTGTTTGGATATATAATATCTTGATGACACTAAAAAACGTGTTTAACAAGAAGCTTTTGACAAGATAA
- a CDS encoding thioesterase family protein, with amino-acid sequence MKKPELQVGLKFEIEEVVSDNMLASHFQSGLLDVFATPSMIALMEKAALLCVENYLEEGYTTVGSKVDILHLAPTPKGMKVKAVAQLIAIEDRKLTFKVEAYDSFEKIGEGVHERFIVNRERFLNKTYQKVR; translated from the coding sequence TTGAAAAAGCCGGAACTTCAAGTTGGACTTAAATTTGAGATTGAGGAAGTAGTAAGCGATAACATGCTTGCTTCTCATTTTCAAAGCGGACTTTTGGATGTCTTTGCAACTCCTTCAATGATAGCGCTGATGGAAAAGGCAGCACTTCTTTGTGTTGAGAACTACTTAGAAGAAGGTTATACCACAGTTGGAAGCAAAGTAGATATTTTGCATTTAGCGCCCACTCCAAAGGGAATGAAAGTAAAAGCAGTTGCCCAGCTAATTGCCATTGAAGACAGAAAACTCACATTTAAAGTAGAGGCGTATGACAGCTTTGAGAAGATTGGAGAAGGAGTTCACGAAAGGTTTATTGTAAATCGCGAAAGATTTTTAAACAAAACATATCAAAAGGTTAGGTGA
- the pabB gene encoding aminodeoxychorismate synthase component I, translated as MQIAVYNMVPDPFLIFCHLKSDFSVLLESSMLSKRYGRYSFLFLKPKEVYILSEDDDVFEYLEILSNKIERNKNTSNFVFNGGFAGYFSYNFGVDLFEVERKKDTSLVPKAYFGYFEDFVVIDHFEKKTYASFTSKALAMEFEGILKNENLALTSFKKSEVERAWCNFEKSEYMQAVKRIKDYIFEGDVYQVNLSQRFFVKGVFDPDFLYFDLRKRNYGCYHAYIKFPKASIISTSPELFLRKRGDTIITKPIKGTSKRGKTPEEDRILKERLYNDIKCRSELLMIVDLERNDFAKICLPESIEVEKLFDVEEYSTVFHLVSTIKGKLLNGMDLKRIIEATFPGGSITGAPKLNAIKIIEELEKCPRGIYCGSIGYISNNFNMDFNIAIRTLVVEDDTAYFSVGGGIVWDSQEEEEWWETIHKGKPFFEILGISDFAGA; from the coding sequence GTGCAGATTGCAGTTTATAACATGGTACCTGACCCATTTTTGATTTTTTGTCATTTGAAAAGTGATTTTTCAGTTTTGCTTGAGAGCAGTATGCTGAGCAAGAGGTATGGGAGATATTCTTTTTTGTTTTTAAAGCCCAAGGAAGTTTATATCTTGAGTGAAGACGATGATGTTTTTGAGTATTTAGAAATTCTTTCGAATAAAATAGAAAGAAATAAAAACACTTCTAATTTTGTTTTTAATGGTGGGTTTGCAGGATATTTTTCTTACAACTTTGGTGTTGACCTTTTTGAAGTTGAAAGGAAAAAAGATACTTCTCTTGTCCCCAAAGCATATTTTGGATATTTTGAAGATTTTGTGGTCATTGACCACTTTGAAAAAAAGACATATGCTTCTTTTACATCCAAAGCCTTAGCAATGGAATTTGAAGGGATACTAAAAAATGAAAACCTTGCCTTGACAAGCTTTAAAAAGTCTGAGGTTGAAAGAGCTTGGTGCAACTTTGAAAAGTCAGAATACATGCAGGCAGTGAAAAGAATAAAGGATTATATTTTTGAAGGTGATGTTTACCAAGTAAATCTTTCACAGCGCTTTTTTGTAAAAGGAGTATTTGATCCTGACTTTTTGTATTTTGACCTCAGAAAAAGAAACTATGGCTGTTACCATGCGTATATAAAGTTTCCAAAAGCATCCATCATATCAACATCGCCCGAACTTTTTTTGAGGAAAAGAGGAGATACCATCATAACCAAACCGATAAAAGGTACATCTAAACGTGGAAAAACTCCAGAAGAAGATAGAATTTTAAAAGAGCGACTATATAACGATATAAAGTGCAGGTCAGAGCTTTTGATGATTGTTGACCTTGAGAGAAACGACTTTGCAAAGATATGTTTGCCAGAATCCATTGAGGTTGAAAAACTATTTGATGTTGAAGAATATTCAACAGTTTTTCATCTTGTCTCAACCATAAAGGGAAAGCTTCTAAATGGTATGGATTTAAAAAGGATAATTGAAGCAACCTTTCCAGGTGGGTCAATAACAGGTGCACCAAAGCTGAATGCTATAAAGATTATAGAGGAGCTTGAGAAGTGTCCGCGAGGAATATACTGCGGCTCTATTGGCTATATCTCAAACAATTTCAACATGGATTTTAACATTGCAATCAGAACGCTTGTTGTAGAAGATGACACAGCATACTTTAGTGTTGGCGGCGGAATTGTTTGGGACTCTCAAGAAGAGGAAGAGTGGTGGGAGACCATCCACAAAGGGAAACCGTTTTTTGAAATTTTAGGCATAAGCGATTTTGCAGGTGCTTGA